ACGGTGCACGCCACCGGTGACCTCGGCGGCGCCCTCCAGGGCGTCCCGGTCGCCGCGGCCGTCGCCGCGGCCATCCAGGGCGGCAGCGGCCCCGACGCCGTGCTGCTCGGCACCACCTACGACGGCCGCGACGTCGCCGGGCGCCTCTCGGTCGCCCTCGACGCGCCGGTGATCACCAACGTCGTCGACGTCGAGCTCGACGGCGACGCGCTGGTCGGCACCGAGCCCGTCTTCGGTGGCACCACCAACGTGAAGACCAAGGGCACCAAGGCCCCGGCCATCGTGCTCGTGCGGCCGAAGTCCTTCGCCGCCGAGGAGACGGGTGGCGGCGCCGCCCAGGTCGCCTCGCTCGAGGTGCCCGACACCGGTGCCGCCGGTGCCGCCCGCATCACGAACCGCCACGTCGAGGAGGCCTCCGGCCCCAAGCTCGACGAGGCCGGCATCGTCGTCGCCGGTGGCCGTGGCCTCGGCGAGTCCGAGAAGTTCGAGATGATCGAGCAGCTCGCCAAGATCCTGCGTGGTGCCCCCGGCGCCTCCCGCGCCATCGTGGACGCCGGCTGGGTGCCCTACAGCTACCAGGTGGGCCAGACCGGCAAGGTCGTGAAGCCGAGCGTCTACATCGCCGCCGGCATCTCGGGCGCCACCCAGCACATGGTGGGCATGAAGGGCTCGAAGAACATCATCGCGATCAACAAGGACCCGGAGGCGCCGATCTTCGGCATCGCCGACCTCGGCATCGTCGGTGACGTCCACAAGGTCCTGCCGAAGCTGATCGAGGCCCTCCAGGCCCGCGGCTGACGTCACCTCGCTGGCCGCTCGGTCAGCACCACAGCACGACGTGCGAAGGCCCCCGGCTCCGGCCGGGGGCCTTCGTCGTGTGCGGGGCTCGGTTGGCGCGCCGAGGTGCGGTACAGACCGAAAGTTGCTGAAAGGCGTTGCGAGCGTCGAAGAGTGCGGCTACCATCGAACACATGTTCGATGCGGCGGCACTCGAGGCGAACCTGGCGGAGCTGGTGGGCTCGTTGGACCCGACCGGTCTGGACCCGGCGGATGCGACGGTGCTGCTGGACGGTCTGGCCCGCATCGAGCGTCTCGCTGCCACCGGTGTCGCGCTGGTGTCGACCCAGGTGGATTCCACCGGCATGTGGCGTGGCACCGGAGCTCGCGACCCGCTGGGCTACGTCGCCCAGCGCACCGGCGGGTCCCGCGCCCGGGCGCGCGACGGTCTCGCGGTCGGCCAGGCGTTGGCATCGATGCCGCGGCTGGACGCGGCGATGCGTGCAGGGGCGCTGACGATCGGCCAGGCGGCCGACATCGCCACCGCTGTCATCGTGCATCCCGATCGTGAAGCCGAGCTGGTGGCCCTCGCCTCCCACGCATCACCCCGCAAGCTCACGGCGCGGTGCGTGGAGATCTGCGCGGAGGGTCAGGGTGCCGACGAGCAGCATCGACGGGCGTCCGCCGAGCGCACCTGCGTGAGCCAGGTCGGCCGTGACGGCGTCTGGCGGCTGTCGTCGTCATTGCCGGTCATCGACGGCGCCGAGCTCGACGCGATCCTCGACCGGTTCCAGGACCAGATCTTCAGGGCGGCGCGCGCCGAGGGCCGCACCGAGCCCTTCGACGCCTACCGGGCCGACGCGCTTCTGGCCATGGCCCGAGCATCGGTCGGCGCCGACACCGGTCTCTCGTCCCCGGTGCCGTCGGGGATCCGCCACACCATCGTCGTCACGGTTCCCCACACCGCCCTGCTCGGCGACACCGACGACGGTGTGGGCACAGAGGAGAGCGGCACGATCCCCGGGGTCGGGCCCGTCCCCGTGTCGACGGTCGCCCGCCTGCTCACCGAGGGGGATCCGGTCGTCAAGGCCGTGGTCACTCGGGGCCGTGAGATCACCGCCTGCGCCACGCTCACCCGGTCGATGAAGGACGACCTGCGCCTCGCGGTGCTCTTGCGCCACAGCTTCGAGTGCGCCGTCCCCGACTGCGACAGCCAGCGGTTCGTCGAGCTCGACCACGAGAGACCCTTCGCCCAGGGAGGGCCGACCAGCTACGAGAACCTCAGACCGCTGTGCTTCTTCCACCACGACCAACGCACCCACCACGGCTACGAGCTGCACGGTCGACCCGGTACCTACCGATGGCTCGCGCCCGACGGCTCCGTCCTGGCCGCCGACCGACCACCTGTCGCGGCCTGACGTCCGTCACCCACCCGGACGTCGCTTCCCCACCTGCTCCTTGACAACCGAATCCGGCGGGGTCGCGTTCGACCGCCGCGCCACGCGGCGGGCGACGTCTACACCAGCGGCCAGGGGTACCGGCGCCCGGTGGGGTCGACCGGGAAGCACGGCTCGGCCAGGACCGCCGCGGCGCGGGCGGCGAGGGCGTCGCGCTCGAAGGGGTCGAGCAGTAGCGCCAGCTCCGGCGGCGCGCCGTCGTCGTGGAGCCGGCGCACGTCCTCGAGCAGCTCGTCGGGGATCGGCTCCCCGCCGAACTCCCAGATCACCGTGCGCAACTTGAACTCGCGGTGGAACGACAGCCCGTTGTCGATGGCCCAGATGTGGCGGTCGGCGTCGAGCAGGCAGTGCCCGCCCTTGCGGTCCGTGTTGTTCGCCAGCAGGTCGAACAGGCAGATCCGGCGCAGCTGGGGGTGCAGCTCCTCGTCCTCGAACAGGGTGAAGTAGTGCTCGTCGAACTCGGCGTCGACGAAGCGCTGGAGGGAGCCGGGGCCGTGCGGGGCGTCGCGGCGCAGCACCGTGGCCGGCACCAGGTCCCAGCCGAGGGCCCGGGACAGCTCGAAGGCCGCCACCTCCCGCAGGTAGAGGCCGTCGGGGAAGTCCCAGAGAGGGCGCTCGCCGGCGTGCGGCTTGTAGATCGCCCGACCCGTCCCGCCCTCGGCGCCGTGCAGCCGGACGAGCAGGGTGACGTTGGAGCTCCACGGCATCCGGCCCTCGATCTCGATCTCGCCGTCGAGGAGGAGGGCGTCGGGGGACTCGGCCACAGGAGGCTGCTAGTTGGCGCGGGGGCACATGTGCCCGTCGGGCCCGTCGGGCAGGCCGCAGAACGGACACAGCGGGCGGCCGGCGGCCACGAGCTCGCGGGCCCGCTCGACCAGGGCGGCGATCTGCGGGCGGGTCGCCTGGATCCGGGCCGTGGCCCCGTCCGGCTCGTCGAGCCCGAGCTCGGCGGCGAGGGCCCGCTCCAGCTCGTCGTCCTCGTCCTCCTCGTCGTCGAGGTCGACGACCTCGACCTCGTGGACGAGCAGCAGCACCCGGTCGTTGCTCTCGTCGTAGGCGATGCCGATGCCGCCGATCGTCCACTCGGGGGCCACCGGTTCGACGAGCTCGGGGGCCGGCAGCGGCGGCGCGTCGGGCTCGGGCAGGTCGGCGAGGACGGTCTGGAGGTAGTCGGCGAGCGCGGCCACCTGCTGCTTCTCGAGCTTGAAGGAGGCGACGCGCCCGGCGCCGCCGACCTGCAGGTAGAAGGTGCGGCGGCCCTGCGGTCCGACGGTGCCGACCGTGAGGTGGTCGGGGGTGTGGAAGTCGAACGAGGGGTTCACGACGGGGCCAGGGTGGTGAGGTCGTCGCCGGTCGAGTTGACGGTGAGGACGGTGGTGGCCGCGTCGCCGACGAGCAGCGCGGTGATCGAGCACGGGGAGATGACGAGCCGCTGGAAGGCGTCGAGGTGGGCGCCGGCCGCGTCGGCGACGGCGGCCTTGATGGGATCGGCATGGGAGACGGCCACGATGGTCTCGCCCCGGTGCGCCTGGGCCAGGCGCTGCACGGCGCTCGAGATCCGCAGCTGCATCTCGGCGAAGGACTCGCCGCGCGGGAACCGGAACATGCTCGGGCGCGACTGCACGGTGTGCCACTCGGGGAGCTTCATCAGCTCCTTCAGCTCACGGCCCGTCCAGTCGCCGAAGTCGCACTCGAGGAGCCCCTTGTCCCTGCGCACCCGCAGGCCGGTGGCCCGGGCGATCGGTGCCGCGGTCTCCCGCGTCCGCTCCAGCGGCGAGGCGTACACCGCGGCCACGCCCTTCAGCGCCGCGATCCGCGCCGCGGCCCGGTCGGCCTGCTGCTGACCCGCCTCCGAGAGGTGGAGACCCGGCGTCCGGCCCGGCAGCACCGCACCCGTCGTGGGGGTCTGCCCGTGCCGCACGAGCAGCACCAGGGTGGAGGTGGGTGGTCGACGACGGCGGGGCGGCATGGGTCTCCGTGCGCGGCGGACGGGTGTGGCCAACCTACCCTGCGGTGCGTGGGATCGACCTCGTCCTCGGCTCGTCGTGCGGCGCTGGCGGCCGTCGAGCGCGAGGTCGTCGACTGCCGGGCCTGCCCCCGCCTCGTCGAGTGGCGGGAGCTCGTCGCCCGGGAGAAGCGGGCCGCGTTCCGCGACGAGGAGTACTGGGGCCGACCGGTCCCCGGCTTCGGCGATCCCGATGCCCGCGTGGTGGTCATCGGCCTGGCGCCGGCGGCCCACGGCGCCAACCGCACGGGTCGCATGTTCACCGGCGACCGCTCCGGCGATTGGCTCTACCGGGCCATGTGGCGCACCGGCTTCGCCAACCAACCGACGAGCGAGCACCGCGACGACGGCCTCCGGCTCACCGACGCCTGGATCACCGCCCCTGTGCGGTGCGCGCCGCCGCAGAACAAGCCCACGCCCGAGGAACGCGACACCTGCCGGCCCTACATCGAGCGCGAGCTCGAGATCCTCGACCGGGCCCGCACCTACGTCGTGCTCGGCGCCTTCGGCTACGGCGTGGCGTGCGGCCTGCTCGGCGTGCGCCCCCGACCGAGGTTCGCCCACGGGCTCGAGGTGCCGCTCGGGGACGGCCGCACGCTCCTCGGCTCGTACCACGTGAGCCAGCAGAACACCTTCACCGGCAAGCTCACAGAGCAGATGCTCGACGACGTCTTCGTGCGAGCCCGTGCGCTGGCCGACCTCGGCCCGCCCGGTACGGTCGGCACGTGACCGTGCGCACCCGTCGCCGTCGAGCCGTCGCCCTCGTCAGCCTCCTGGCGCTCGTCGGCCTGTCCGCGTGCGGCGACGACGCCCCCGACGGCTACTCCGCCGCCACCCGTGCGGCGATGCTCGACGGATGCGCCGAGGACGACCAGGACGCCGACGTCGTCGACGTGTGCGCCTGCGTCTACGACCAGATGGAGGACGACGTGCCCTTCGACCGGTTCGCGTCGCTCGAGAACCGGTTGGGTGGGGGCGACGCCCGGCTC
This portion of the Actinomarinicola tropica genome encodes:
- a CDS encoding DUF3090 family protein, which encodes MNPSFDFHTPDHLTVGTVGPQGRRTFYLQVGGAGRVASFKLEKQQVAALADYLQTVLADLPEPDAPPLPAPELVEPVAPEWTIGGIGIAYDESNDRVLLLVHEVEVVDLDDEEDEDDELERALAAELGLDEPDGATARIQATRPQIAALVERARELVAAGRPLCPFCGLPDGPDGHMCPRAN
- a CDS encoding electron transfer flavoprotein subunit alpha/FixB family protein — encoded protein: MALSKIWVYAQATDGKVATITLEILAKARQLADTVECFYGGADADAIAAQLGAHGATTVHATGDLGGALQGVPVAAAVAAAIQGGSGPDAVLLGTTYDGRDVAGRLSVALDAPVITNVVDVELDGDALVGTEPVFGGTTNVKTKGTKAPAIVLVRPKSFAAEETGGGAAQVASLEVPDTGAAGAARITNRHVEEASGPKLDEAGIVVAGGRGLGESEKFEMIEQLAKILRGAPGASRAIVDAGWVPYSYQVGQTGKVVKPSVYIAAGISGATQHMVGMKGSKNIIAINKDPEAPIFGIADLGIVGDVHKVLPKLIEALQARG
- a CDS encoding uracil-DNA glycosylase; translated protein: MRCVGSTSSSARRAALAAVEREVVDCRACPRLVEWRELVAREKRAAFRDEEYWGRPVPGFGDPDARVVVIGLAPAAHGANRTGRMFTGDRSGDWLYRAMWRTGFANQPTSEHRDDGLRLTDAWITAPVRCAPPQNKPTPEERDTCRPYIERELEILDRARTYVVLGAFGYGVACGLLGVRPRPRFAHGLEVPLGDGRTLLGSYHVSQQNTFTGKLTEQMLDDVFVRARALADLGPPGTVGT
- a CDS encoding MSMEG_4193 family putative phosphomutase encodes the protein MPPRRRRPPTSTLVLLVRHGQTPTTGAVLPGRTPGLHLSEAGQQQADRAAARIAALKGVAAVYASPLERTRETAAPIARATGLRVRRDKGLLECDFGDWTGRELKELMKLPEWHTVQSRPSMFRFPRGESFAEMQLRISSAVQRLAQAHRGETIVAVSHADPIKAAVADAAGAHLDAFQRLVISPCSITALLVGDAATTVLTVNSTGDDLTTLAPS
- a CDS encoding HNH endonuclease signature motif containing protein; the encoded protein is MFDAAALEANLAELVGSLDPTGLDPADATVLLDGLARIERLAATGVALVSTQVDSTGMWRGTGARDPLGYVAQRTGGSRARARDGLAVGQALASMPRLDAAMRAGALTIGQAADIATAVIVHPDREAELVALASHASPRKLTARCVEICAEGQGADEQHRRASAERTCVSQVGRDGVWRLSSSLPVIDGAELDAILDRFQDQIFRAARAEGRTEPFDAYRADALLAMARASVGADTGLSSPVPSGIRHTIVVTVPHTALLGDTDDGVGTEESGTIPGVGPVPVSTVARLLTEGDPVVKAVVTRGREITACATLTRSMKDDLRLAVLLRHSFECAVPDCDSQRFVELDHERPFAQGGPTSYENLRPLCFFHHDQRTHHGYELHGRPGTYRWLAPDGSVLAADRPPVAA
- a CDS encoding SCO1664 family protein, whose product is MAESPDALLLDGEIEIEGRMPWSSNVTLLVRLHGAEGGTGRAIYKPHAGERPLWDFPDGLYLREVAAFELSRALGWDLVPATVLRRDAPHGPGSLQRFVDAEFDEHYFTLFEDEELHPQLRRICLFDLLANNTDRKGGHCLLDADRHIWAIDNGLSFHREFKLRTVIWEFGGEPIPDELLEDVRRLHDDGAPPELALLLDPFERDALAARAAAVLAEPCFPVDPTGRRYPWPLV